TTACCCCAACCGCTACATCCCGCCGCGCGAGCATTCAGACCTGGACGCAAATGGCATGTGGTTTTTAAGAAACTTCACAAAAGAGTTATACAAAAAATTTGACCTGCGCCAGACCGCCGCCGCTGACCTCGACCGTGATCGCGGCGTCAAGGAAATATTTTTCAACGAAAAAATGCAAACGTTCTTTCGCGAGTTCTCTCCGCATGGCGTGTTGACGTTGAAGCCGTACGAACGCCGCTTGGGGCAATTCATCGTGCCGTTTGATCTGGAGACGGCGAATGTACAAGAGCGTTTGCTTCCGCTTGATTCCGTTGTGGAGCGCATCGTGTCGTCCAGCCGTTCCGGTCAGCCGACGTTTCAAGCCTATCGGTTCAATTTGGCTTCGCCCACGTCTTTATATTATTTGTATCAGCAACTGATTACCAAACATCCCGATTTATCATTTGAAGTGTTAGACCCGATTTCATACTTTTATTTGTTACGCCAACATTACGCCGGCGGCGAACCGGAAATCAATTTTGCGATGCCGACGTTTATTGACGACACCATCCCCCGAACGCTCAGCCCTGGCGTTCCTGTCAAAGTTTCGTTCACGTTGCGCAATGACGGCTGGGACGTATGGGACCCCAAGCGGGTGCCGGAGAACCAGCGATACCGTATTACCTATCAATTTCAACAAGAAAACGGCGTCGTCGCTGAGCGTGGGCGCCAGGCGGCGTTTATCGACCATACCGTGCCCACTGGCGAGATGATTACCATTGACGGGTTGATTGAACCGCCGGAAGACGCCAGCGGCGTATATGATTTAATGTTGCGCTTTGAACAGGAAAACGTGCGTGTTTCGCCCATTTTTGAGCGTATTCGCGTGGTTGTGCAGTAATCGCCAAACCAGATTATGTTCGGCGTCTATTGAATTTAGCCCTCTCTCATGGAACAATACTACAACAGAGACGGAGTATGCCCGTCGAGACAGACACTTTTGTCATTATTTAGTAAATTACGAATGGAAAAAGCATCCATGGATTTTGACTTCATCGAACGGGTCGTTCAATTGGTGGAAGCGTCTGATATCGGCGAACTTGAGGTCGAGTCAGGCGAAGGGTTGCGCGTGGTGGTCAAAAAAACATCCAGCGCCGCGCCGCCGATGGTCGCTCCTCAATATTACGCCGCTGCTCCTGCGCAAGGGGCTGCAGCGCCAGCGCCGTCCGCCCCGGAAGATATCATTGACGACACCATTGAGATTATTAAAGCGCCGATGGTTGGCACATTTTATCGCTCTCCTGCTCCCGATGCCCCTCCCTTTCTCGAAGAAGGGAACGTGGTGCAAAAATCACACGTCGTTTGCATTTTAGAAGCGATGAAAGTGATGAACGAAATCAAGGCGGGCGTGGCAGGCACCGTCGTTTCAATTTTGGTTGAAAACGGTCAGCCGGTCGAATTTGGTCAGCCGCTGTTCAAGATCAAAAAATCTTGATGCGGTCAGCATCGGAACGAAGCCATCCACTATGTTTAAGAAAATACTAATAGCCAATCGCGGCGAAATTGCGTTGCGGATTATTCGGGCTTGCCAGGAACTCGGGGTCGCAACGGTCGCCGTCTTTTCCGAAGCGGACCGCGACTCGCTGCATGTTCGTTTTGCGGATGAAGAAGTCTGCATTGGTCCGCCCTCGCCAAATGAATCCTATTTGAACACGCCGCGCATTATCGCTGCGGCGGAAATCACCGGCGCCGATGCCATCCACCCTGGATACGGCTTTCTGGCGGAAAGCGCGGCCTTCGCGGAAGTCTGCGAAACCTGCAACATCACTTTCATCGGCCCCACTCATCATGCTATTTCTCTGATGGGCGACAAGGCCGTCGCGCGCGACACCATGATGCGCCACAACATCCCGACCATCCCCGGTTCTCCCGGTATCATTGAAAATACCGAAAAGGCCGTCGAGGTCGCCAACGAACTCGGCTACCCCGTCATGTTGAAAGCTGCGTCCGGCGGCGGTGGTCGTGGGATGCGCGTCGCCCGCGATGATGTGGGTTTAGTGCAAGCCTTTGTCACGGCGCAGGCCGAGTCGCAAACAGCCTTCAACGACTCGCGCATTTATGTCGAAAAGTTGATCGAAGAGCCGCGCCATATCGAAATTCAGGTGATGGCGGATAATTTTGGCAATATCGTTCACTTGGGCGAGCGCGACTGCTCGTTGCAGCGCCGCCATCAAAAAGTGCTGGAAGAATCTCCCTCGCCAGTGGTCGATGAAGAACTGCGGGCGCGTATGGGCGAGACCGGAATCAAGTGCGTCGAAGCCGTGAATTACACCAGCGTTGGGACGATTGAGTTTCTGCTTGATAAAGACCGCAATTTTTATTTCATGGAAATGAATACCCGCATCCAGGTCGAGCACTCGGTTACCGAGATGGTCTCTGGAGTGGATGTTGTTAAAGAACAAATCCGCATCGCCGCCGGCGAACCGCTATCGGTTAAGCAGGATGAAATCGTCTTCTCTGGTCACTGCATTGAATGCCGTATTAACGCCGAAGACCCGCGCAACCAGTTCCGCCCCTGTCCCGGAAAGATCACCGGGTTTCATTTGCCCGGCGGCCCTGGCATTCGCGTCGACTCTCATGCTTATGCCGAATACGTCGTCCCGCCGTATTATGATTCGCTGCTGGCGAAACTAATGGCGTATGGCAAAGACCGCACCGAAGCGGTGGCGAAGATGAAACGCGCGTTGTCGGAAATGGTAGTCGAGGGCATCCCAACGACCATTCCGCTGCATCAGCGCATCATGGACGACCCGCGTTTTCTCGCAGGCGACATTCACACGTCCTACTTGGATGAAATCACCAAACGGTTGTAACTTGCCCCAAAGCCCCCTTTTTTAAGGGGGGAAGCCGCTGAAAGCGCAGGGGGATTAAGCCTTCTCTTTTTATGGAAAATTTCAAATTGCTTTGCTGATCTTCTCGTAATAGTTATGAATCGTCTCGGCGCGTTGGGCGTAGGTGTGCTGGTGAATGACGCGCTCGCGGGCGCGTTCGACGCAGGCGAAGCGCTCATCCTGGTTCGCTAAAAAATACTCAACAATCTTCTGCATGTCGTTCGCGTTGTGATAAAAAAACACTTC
The Candidatus Hinthialibacter antarcticus genome window above contains:
- the accB gene encoding acetyl-CoA carboxylase biotin carboxyl carrier protein, translating into MDFDFIERVVQLVEASDIGELEVESGEGLRVVVKKTSSAAPPMVAPQYYAAAPAQGAAAPAPSAPEDIIDDTIEIIKAPMVGTFYRSPAPDAPPFLEEGNVVQKSHVVCILEAMKVMNEIKAGVAGTVVSILVENGQPVEFGQPLFKIKKS
- the accC gene encoding acetyl-CoA carboxylase biotin carboxylase subunit, with the protein product MFKKILIANRGEIALRIIRACQELGVATVAVFSEADRDSLHVRFADEEVCIGPPSPNESYLNTPRIIAAAEITGADAIHPGYGFLAESAAFAEVCETCNITFIGPTHHAISLMGDKAVARDTMMRHNIPTIPGSPGIIENTEKAVEVANELGYPVMLKAASGGGGRGMRVARDDVGLVQAFVTAQAESQTAFNDSRIYVEKLIEEPRHIEIQVMADNFGNIVHLGERDCSLQRRHQKVLEESPSPVVDEELRARMGETGIKCVEAVNYTSVGTIEFLLDKDRNFYFMEMNTRIQVEHSVTEMVSGVDVVKEQIRIAAGEPLSVKQDEIVFSGHCIECRINAEDPRNQFRPCPGKITGFHLPGGPGIRVDSHAYAEYVVPPYYDSLLAKLMAYGKDRTEAVAKMKRALSEMVVEGIPTTIPLHQRIMDDPRFLAGDIHTSYLDEITKRL